The Medicago truncatula cultivar Jemalong A17 chromosome 7, MtrunA17r5.0-ANR, whole genome shotgun sequence genome includes the window GATCGAGgaggaaggagaaggagaacaTAGTGCATGAGTTGCAATCAGAGATCGAAgaggaaggagaaggagaacaTTGTGTATCAATACCAGACGAGTTGCAATCAGAGATCGAGgaggaaggagaaggagaacaTAGTGCATCAATACCAGACGAGTTGCAATCAGAGATGGAGgaggaaggagaaggagaacaTAGTGTATCAATACCAGACGAGTTGCAATCAGAGATGGAGgaggaaggagaaggagaacaTAGTGTATCAATACCAGACGAGTTGCAATCAGAGATGGAGgaggaaggagaaggagaacaTAGTGTATCAATACCAGACGAGTTGCAATCAGAGATGGAGgaggaaggagaaggagaacaTAGTGTATCAATACCAGACGAGTTGCAATCAGAGATGGAGgaggaaggagaaggagaacaTAGTGTATTAATACCAGACGAGTTGCAATCAGAGATGGAGgaggaaggagaaggagaacaTAGTGTATCAATACCAGACGAGTTGCAATCAGAGATGGAGgaggaaggagaaggagaacaTAGTGTATTAATACCAGACGAGTTGCAATCAGAGATCGAGgaggaaggagaaggagaacaTAGTGTATCAATACCAGACGAGTTGCAATCAGAGATCGAGgaggaaggagaaggagaacaTAGTGCATCAATACCAGTACCAAATGAGTCACAGTTAGAGAAACCAACTCATCTTCTTGATCTTCAACGCAAAGTCATCCTCACTACATCTAATTCCAAGGTACAATAGaattaacaataaaaagtactaaaataaattgaaataacaaaagaaattagagacaaaaaaaatatttggttacAAAATTAAGGACAGAATTAGAAACGGAGTAATTTGTCTTTTTTGGTTTCTAAATAATCTTTCCTTTGCAAAATGTGATATTTATTATAGTACAATACAAGCAATTAagtataattttgaaattttgttattatcATAAGTTAGATGATACAATCCATTGGAAATAAAAGCAATGAAGCTGCCGACATGAAATGGAGTCAgaagcttcttcaaaaaataaagatatggAGTCGgaagcttcttcaaaaaataacgaATTGGAAATGGAAgctttattataaaataatgaaatggaTTGGGAAGAAATCAAAGCGATATGTCGTACCGTTCACATACAGGAACATACAAGATCTAAAAGCTGTAGGAATAAGACTTAAGACAAGCATGACACAAAGGCCAAGAGACATAGATTTCTGCGGAGGATGGTTCGCTGCAGAACTGACTCTTCCTATGATCATTGTGACCAACGGTTCAGCCCATATGTTCCTCAACCTGATAGCATATGAGATGTGTCCAGATTTTGAGAACGATTACGAAATTTGTTCTTTTCTAGCTTTCATGGACTCGCTCATCGACCATCCTGAAGACGTGAAGGAATTGAGATCAAATGGGATTTTGCTCAATAAACTTGGGAGTGATGAGGAAGTTGCCCATCTTTTCAATATCATAAGTACTGACTTGGTACGAAACACATACATATACCATGACGTTAAATGGAAAATAAATGATCATTACTGTAATAAATACAAGACTTGGATAGCGCAGGGTTTTCACACTTACTTCAACAGTCCTTGGGCCATTATTGCATTCATTGCTGCGGTTGTCGTCCTTGTTCTTACTTTCATTCAGACATGGTTTACAATTCACCCGACTAGCAAATAAAAGTGATTCGTTATGACAATGTTGTTTTCATTATGGCACTCAACACTTCTCTGTGGAttgtgttgaatttttttaatgaaatttttttaggttaaGTTTGCGTGTACGTTTTAGCTATGAGTATTTCAAAAAGAAAGAGTGCCTTTATATTTCTACTGTGTGTTTGAATTGAAActtgaataaattaatattcTCACTGATGATCTACGTGTTTCTATATTGTTGagattatgttgattttgtttagtTGAGTTATTTAATTGTGTTCATCGACATTGCAATAAGTGAATAGACTCAAGTGGGTTCATAAGACAAGTATATATTATAGGTTGGGTATTCATAGACATGACAAAGCACAAagtatttttgtttatgttatgaatCATGGAATCCTAGGGATAAAGATCATA containing:
- the LOC25498456 gene encoding UPF0481 protein At3g47200; the encoded protein is MEEEGEGEHSVSIPDELQSEMEEEGEGEHSVSIPDELQSEMEEEGEGEHSVSIPDELQSEMEEEGEGEHSVSIPDELQSEMEEEGEGEHSVLIPDELQSEMEEEGEGEHSVSIPDELQSEMEEEGEGEHSVLIPDELQSEIEEEGEGEHSVSIPDELQSEIEEEGEGEHSASIPVPNESQLEKPTHLLDLQRKVILTTSNSKNKSNEAADMKWSQKLLQKIKIWSRKLLQKITNWKWKLYYKIMKWIGKKSKRYVVPFTYRNIQDLKAVGIRLKTSMTQRPRDIDFCGGWFAAELTLPMIIVTNGSAHMFLNLIAYEMCPDFENDYEICSFLAFMDSLIDHPEDVKELRSNGILLNKLGSDEEVAHLFNIISTDLVRNTYIYHDVKWKINDHYCNKYKTWIAQGFHTYFNSPWAIIAFIAAVVVLVLTFIQTWFTIHPTSK